From Roseibium alexandrii DFL-11, the proteins below share one genomic window:
- the grxD gene encoding Grx4 family monothiol glutaredoxin, with amino-acid sequence MSIQEWIKNEVDTNDVVLFMKGTPNFPQCGFSGQVVQILDYVGAPYKGINVLEDDELRNGIKEFTNWPTIPQLYVKGEFVGGCDIIREMFQNQELQGLMTDKGVQTAQSA; translated from the coding sequence ATGAGCATCCAAGAGTGGATCAAGAACGAAGTCGACACCAACGACGTTGTGCTGTTCATGAAGGGCACACCGAATTTCCCGCAGTGCGGGTTCTCCGGTCAGGTCGTTCAGATCCTCGACTATGTCGGCGCGCCATACAAAGGCATCAACGTTCTGGAAGATGACGAGCTTCGCAACGGCATCAAGGAATTCACCAACTGGCCGACCATCCCGCAGCTTTATGTCAAGGGTGAGTTCGTCGGTGGCTGCGACATCATCCGCGAGATGTTCCAGAACCAGGAACTTCAGGGCCTGATGACCGACAAGGGCGTTCAGACCGCTCAAAGCGCCTGA
- a CDS encoding 6-phosphofructokinase produces MFHGKVLVAQGGGPTAVINQSMVGAVLESRKFRSVELIYGAVHGVRGILDEDFYDLTQETTHNLEMVANTPSSALGSTRDKPDLKYCQEIFKVLRAHEIGYFFYTGGNDSSDTVRIVNDEARKAGYDLRCIHIPKTIDNDLVENDHTPGFPSAARYVSQAFMGINLDNAALPGIYIGVVMGRHAGFLTAASALGKKFSDDGPHLIYMPERTFDIDQFIQDVREVYNRLGRCVVAVSEGIHDASGEPIISKLSQEIERDAHGNVQLSGSGALADLLTQKVKDALNVTRVRGDTLGYIQRSFVGCVSDVDQHEAREVGEKAVQYGMFGDRDGSVTIKRTGHYSVDYELVPLEAVAGKTRTMPDAFISAAGNDVTDEFRMYLRPLLGSGMPDAHRLRPNKVPKILAAGS; encoded by the coding sequence ATGTTTCACGGCAAGGTGCTGGTCGCGCAAGGGGGCGGGCCGACCGCGGTTATCAATCAATCCATGGTCGGGGCGGTGCTGGAAAGCCGCAAGTTCCGCAGCGTGGAGCTGATCTATGGCGCGGTTCACGGCGTGCGCGGCATCCTGGACGAGGATTTTTATGATCTCACCCAGGAGACCACCCACAATCTGGAGATGGTCGCCAACACCCCGTCCTCCGCGCTCGGCTCGACCCGCGACAAGCCGGACCTGAAATACTGCCAGGAGATCTTCAAGGTCCTGCGTGCCCATGAGATCGGCTATTTCTTTTATACCGGCGGCAATGATTCCTCAGACACCGTGCGCATCGTCAACGATGAAGCCCGCAAGGCCGGCTACGATCTGCGCTGCATCCACATTCCGAAAACCATCGACAACGACCTGGTCGAGAACGACCACACGCCGGGCTTTCCATCCGCTGCGCGCTACGTGTCCCAGGCGTTCATGGGCATCAATCTCGACAATGCCGCCCTGCCCGGCATCTATATCGGGGTGGTCATGGGCCGCCATGCCGGGTTTTTGACCGCCGCCTCGGCTTTGGGCAAGAAATTCTCCGACGATGGGCCGCATCTCATCTATATGCCGGAACGCACCTTCGACATCGATCAGTTCATTCAGGACGTCCGCGAGGTCTACAACCGCCTTGGCCGCTGCGTTGTTGCGGTCAGCGAAGGCATCCATGATGCTTCGGGCGAGCCGATCATCTCCAAGCTTTCCCAGGAGATCGAACGCGACGCGCATGGCAATGTGCAACTGTCGGGAAGCGGTGCGCTCGCCGATCTTTTGACGCAAAAGGTCAAGGATGCGCTCAACGTCACGCGGGTCCGGGGCGACACGCTCGGCTATATCCAGCGCAGTTTTGTCGGCTGTGTCTCCGATGTCGACCAGCATGAGGCCCGCGAAGTCGGCGAAAAGGCGGTGCAATACGGCATGTTCGGCGACCGCGACGGCTCGGTGACCATCAAGCGCACCGGCCACTATTCGGTCGACTATGAGCTGGTGCCGCTGGAAGCGGTTGCCGGAAAAACCCGCACCATGCCCGATGCGTTCATCTCCGCCGCCGGGAATGATGTCACCGATGAATTCCGCATGTACCTGCGCCCGCTTCTCGGCTCCGGCATGCCCGACGCCCACCGCCTGCGCCCCAACAAGGTACCGAAAATCCTGGCGGCCGGGTCTTAA
- a CDS encoding 1-deoxy-D-xylulose-5-phosphate synthase N-terminal domain-containing protein, which produces MIHHANHIRPKVDGIKVGGHQASSASMVSIMTALYFSALRPEDRVAVKPHASPVFHAIQYLMGNQTRVNMENFRGYGGAQSYPSRTKDVDDVDFSTGSVGLGVAITSFASLVQDYIAAKDWAGDQPLGRMVALVGDAELDEGNVYEALQEGWKNDLRNTWWVIDYNRQSLDGIVREGLFERIEKIFDAFGWDVVRVKYGALQRAAFEEPGGGELKSWIDACPNQEYAALTFMGGAIWRKRLMDDLGDQGDVSALIDRRSDAELAALMENLGGNCVETMAETFASITHDRPTCFLAYTIKGWGTPIAGHKDNHGGLMNKAQFANWQAHMGVPEGAEWEPFAADDHAEDLQAFLKNVPFFARGTRRFSDAKLTVPDISLDTAKTTSTQAAFGKILDDLSKGDSALAERIVTTSPDVTGTTSLGAWVNRRKLFARAVQADAFIEHRIPSTAKWEFTPDGQHIELGIAEMNLMLLLSAAGLSDSLFGKRLIPIGTLYDPFVSRGLDALNYACYQDARFILVGTPSGVTLAPEGGAHQSVGTPLIGMSQDGLAAFEPAFADELAVIMQWAFEYVQRDGDGQPDERTWLRDETGGSVYLRLTTNPIEQPGKRGDEDFRQGAIDGAYWLRKPGPNCDVVIAYQGAVAPEAIRAAGMISEARRDLGVLAITSADRLNAGWTAAQRARSRGNKAATSHIETLMSGLPRHCKIITVIDGHPATLSWIGAVGGHQTIPLGVEHFGQTGTIGDLYRHHGLDAAAIVEKVQGLTEGRPAPNYGLAAE; this is translated from the coding sequence ATGATCCATCACGCCAACCATATCCGGCCAAAGGTTGACGGTATCAAGGTTGGCGGACACCAGGCCTCATCGGCGTCGATGGTCTCCATCATGACAGCACTTTACTTCTCGGCACTCCGCCCGGAAGACCGGGTCGCAGTCAAACCGCACGCATCACCCGTGTTCCATGCGATCCAGTATCTGATGGGCAACCAGACTCGCGTGAACATGGAAAATTTCCGTGGCTATGGCGGTGCGCAGAGTTACCCATCCCGCACCAAGGATGTCGACGATGTCGACTTCTCAACCGGCTCCGTCGGGCTCGGCGTTGCGATCACTTCCTTTGCCTCCCTGGTACAGGATTACATCGCTGCAAAGGACTGGGCGGGGGACCAGCCGCTTGGGCGCATGGTCGCGCTCGTTGGGGATGCCGAACTCGACGAAGGCAACGTCTACGAAGCGCTTCAGGAAGGCTGGAAGAACGACTTGCGCAACACCTGGTGGGTGATCGACTACAACCGGCAATCGCTCGACGGGATCGTCCGCGAAGGCCTGTTCGAGCGCATCGAAAAAATCTTTGATGCATTCGGCTGGGACGTCGTCCGCGTCAAGTACGGTGCTTTGCAGCGCGCAGCTTTCGAGGAACCGGGCGGCGGCGAACTGAAAAGCTGGATCGATGCCTGTCCAAACCAGGAGTATGCCGCCCTCACATTCATGGGCGGTGCGATTTGGCGCAAACGCCTGATGGATGATCTGGGCGACCAAGGCGATGTCAGTGCTTTGATCGACCGCCGCAGTGATGCCGAATTGGCAGCGCTGATGGAAAATCTCGGCGGCAATTGCGTGGAGACGATGGCAGAGACATTTGCGTCGATCACCCACGACCGTCCGACCTGCTTCCTGGCCTACACCATCAAGGGTTGGGGCACGCCTATTGCCGGACACAAGGACAATCACGGAGGCCTGATGAACAAGGCCCAATTCGCCAACTGGCAGGCTCATATGGGTGTTCCGGAAGGCGCGGAATGGGAGCCATTCGCAGCCGATGATCATGCAGAAGATCTGCAAGCCTTCCTGAAAAACGTCCCGTTCTTTGCGCGCGGCACGCGCCGGTTTTCAGATGCCAAGCTGACGGTACCGGACATCTCCCTCGACACGGCGAAGACGACGTCGACCCAGGCAGCGTTCGGCAAGATCCTCGATGATCTTTCCAAAGGTGACAGCGCGCTGGCCGAGCGGATCGTGACCACCTCCCCCGATGTCACCGGAACAACCAGCCTCGGCGCCTGGGTTAACCGGCGTAAGCTCTTTGCCCGTGCCGTGCAGGCAGACGCATTCATTGAGCACCGGATCCCGTCAACAGCCAAGTGGGAATTCACGCCGGACGGCCAGCACATCGAGCTGGGCATTGCCGAGATGAACCTGATGCTGCTTTTGAGCGCGGCCGGATTGTCCGACTCCCTCTTTGGCAAACGGCTCATTCCGATTGGGACGTTATATGATCCATTCGTCAGTCGCGGTCTCGATGCACTGAACTATGCCTGTTATCAGGACGCTCGATTTATTCTGGTTGGCACCCCCTCCGGTGTTACGCTGGCACCGGAAGGCGGCGCGCACCAATCGGTCGGCACGCCCCTCATCGGCATGAGCCAGGATGGCCTGGCGGCCTTTGAGCCGGCCTTTGCGGATGAGCTCGCCGTTATCATGCAATGGGCTTTCGAATACGTTCAGCGCGACGGTGATGGCCAACCGGACGAGCGCACATGGCTACGCGATGAGACCGGTGGGTCGGTCTATCTGCGCTTGACCACAAACCCCATTGAACAGCCGGGCAAGCGGGGCGACGAAGACTTCCGCCAGGGCGCCATTGATGGGGCCTACTGGCTGCGCAAGCCCGGTCCGAACTGCGATGTCGTTATTGCCTACCAGGGTGCGGTCGCGCCCGAAGCGATCCGTGCAGCTGGCATGATCAGTGAAGCGCGCCGGGACCTTGGGGTTCTCGCGATCACGTCAGCCGACCGGCTAAATGCCGGTTGGACTGCGGCCCAGCGCGCCCGGTCCCGTGGCAACAAAGCGGCCACATCGCACATCGAAACCCTGATGTCCGGCCTGCCCCGGCACTGCAAGATCATCACGGTGATTGACGGGCATCCGGCAACGCTGTCCTGGATTGGGGCGGTGGGCGGTCATCAGACGATCCCGCTGGGTGTAGAGCACTTCGGCCAGACCGGCACCATTGGCGATCTCTACCGGCACCACGGTCTGGACGCAGCTGCCATTGTCGAAAAAGTGCAAGGCCTGACAGAGGGAAGGCCGGCACCCAATTACGGATTGGCTGCGGAATAG
- the halB gene encoding anti-phage Hailong system nucleotidyltransferase HalB, whose translation MIDALMLYGSAARRDTDENSDIDLLAVCNTDLPYSHKVNGIEIQFMNADKLIEMGQSGNLFAMHLAYEGQVIFDFSGHFSRLKDSAVPKKSYSEERKKALDLGWFLHDFGEEYDPALVNKRIAWCVRTVVISLLAEKGEIAFSPAVLAERFPLYEVPFLIGLRRSNLQSHARMIRLNSFLMGFCAMRPDASSPTEFLDYFNETQNEVAVGTYRQLVKKAEDSFGVYC comes from the coding sequence ATGATTGATGCTTTGATGTTATATGGCAGTGCTGCTAGACGCGATACTGATGAAAACTCAGATATTGATCTTCTGGCAGTTTGCAACACAGATCTGCCCTATTCGCACAAGGTGAATGGGATCGAAATCCAGTTTATGAACGCCGATAAACTAATTGAAATGGGTCAATCCGGAAATCTTTTCGCTATGCATCTAGCATACGAAGGGCAAGTCATTTTTGATTTTTCTGGTCATTTTTCGCGTCTAAAAGACTCCGCTGTACCTAAGAAGTCTTACTCCGAGGAACGAAAGAAGGCTCTCGATCTTGGATGGTTTCTCCATGACTTTGGTGAGGAGTATGATCCCGCGCTTGTGAATAAGAGAATTGCTTGGTGTGTGCGGACAGTCGTGATTTCGCTATTGGCAGAAAAAGGCGAGATTGCTTTTTCGCCAGCAGTTCTTGCAGAACGATTTCCCCTCTACGAAGTGCCGTTTTTAATCGGACTGCGTCGTTCCAATTTGCAGTCGCACGCGAGAATGATCCGTTTGAACTCATTTTTGATGGGGTTCTGTGCCATGCGTCCCGATGCAAGCAGTCCAACAGAGTTTCTAGATTACTTTAACGAAACACAGAACGAGGTGGCTGTTGGGACATACCGGCAGCTTGTAAAGAAAGCCGAAGATAGCTTTGGCGTTTACTGTTAA
- a CDS encoding Lrp/AsnC family transcriptional regulator: MGSGALDAFDIQILRELRKDGRISIQDLSERIGLSATPVARRLRQLEDQGIITGYCALIDEMKLGYEVSVFVSVQLDKQVDVTLDQFETAIQAFPEVVDCWLMTGNRDYLLRVATTGLAAFEAFLTGKLTKVPGVANIESSIPLRRVKSGVARTP, encoded by the coding sequence GTGGGTTCCGGCGCGCTTGATGCATTTGATATTCAGATCCTGCGCGAGTTGCGCAAGGATGGGCGTATTTCGATACAGGACCTTTCAGAGCGGATAGGGCTGAGTGCAACACCCGTTGCCCGTCGGCTGCGACAGCTCGAAGATCAGGGCATCATCACCGGATATTGCGCGCTGATCGACGAGATGAAACTCGGCTATGAAGTGTCCGTCTTCGTATCCGTGCAGCTGGACAAGCAGGTCGATGTGACACTGGATCAGTTCGAAACCGCCATTCAGGCCTTCCCGGAGGTGGTCGATTGCTGGCTGATGACCGGCAACCGGGACTATCTCCTGCGGGTGGCGACCACTGGACTGGCCGCCTTTGAAGCGTTTCTGACCGGCAAACTCACAAAGGTTCCTGGAGTTGCCAATATCGAAAGTTCCATCCCGCTGAGAAGGGTCAAATCCGGCGTTGCCCGAACGCCTTAA
- a CDS encoding BolA family protein: MPMNANEIETLIKEALPDAQVEIRDLAGDGDHYAANVVSESFRGKSRVQQHQMVYEALKGNMGGALHALALQTKAPD; this comes from the coding sequence ATGCCAATGAACGCAAATGAGATTGAAACCCTGATCAAGGAGGCACTGCCCGACGCTCAGGTGGAGATCCGGGATTTGGCTGGCGATGGTGACCATTACGCGGCGAATGTCGTCTCAGAATCCTTCCGAGGCAAAAGCCGTGTCCAGCAGCACCAGATGGTTTATGAGGCGCTCAAGGGCAACATGGGTGGGGCTCTCCACGCTCTGGCGCTCCAGACCAAGGCTCCGGACTGA
- a CDS encoding methionine gamma-lyase: MTDHLKGFATRAIHHAYDPLQNEGALTPPLHLTSTFAFESAEAGGEMFAGERAGHIYSRISNPTLDLLERRIALLEGAEAGLALASGMGSITAALWTLLSPGDEIIVDKTLYGCTFAYMHHGLSKFGITVTHVDLTEPDNLIPVISGKTRVVYFETPANPNMRLVDIAAVSKIAHEAGATVVVDNTYATPYLTRPIELGADLVLHSATKYLGGHGDVVAGLIAGRAEQVQEIRLVGMKDMTGAVMAPFNAMLILRGLKTLALRMDRHCASAQPVAEWLEAHPAVGEVYFPGLTSFAQHDLARQQMAKPGAMIAFELKGGLEAGRNMMNRLQMIGRAVSLGDAETLIQHPATMTHSTYTPEERAAHGITDGLIRLSVGLEDIEDILADLDQALSGVPASMAA, encoded by the coding sequence ATGACCGATCATCTCAAGGGCTTTGCCACCCGCGCCATCCACCACGCCTATGATCCGCTGCAAAACGAGGGTGCACTGACCCCGCCGCTCCACCTGACCTCGACCTTCGCGTTTGAGAGCGCGGAAGCGGGCGGCGAGATGTTTGCAGGCGAGCGCGCCGGTCATATCTATTCGCGCATTTCCAACCCCACACTGGACCTTCTGGAGCGCCGCATTGCATTGCTGGAAGGCGCGGAAGCCGGGCTGGCGCTTGCCTCCGGCATGGGCTCGATCACAGCCGCTCTTTGGACACTGTTGTCGCCGGGTGACGAGATCATCGTCGACAAGACGCTCTATGGCTGCACCTTCGCCTATATGCATCATGGCCTGTCGAAATTCGGCATCACGGTCACCCATGTGGACTTGACCGAACCGGACAACCTGATCCCGGTCATCAGCGGCAAGACACGCGTCGTCTATTTCGAAACCCCGGCAAATCCGAACATGCGGCTCGTGGATATTGCCGCGGTCTCCAAGATCGCCCATGAGGCCGGTGCCACCGTGGTTGTCGACAACACCTATGCGACCCCCTACCTCACCCGCCCGATCGAGCTCGGCGCCGATCTGGTGCTGCATTCGGCCACCAAATATCTCGGCGGGCACGGCGATGTCGTCGCCGGCCTGATCGCCGGGCGGGCCGAGCAGGTGCAGGAGATCCGCCTGGTCGGCATGAAGGACATGACCGGCGCTGTCATGGCCCCGTTCAATGCCATGCTGATCCTGCGCGGCCTGAAAACACTTGCCCTGCGCATGGACCGTCATTGCGCCTCCGCCCAGCCGGTCGCCGAGTGGCTGGAAGCCCATCCGGCTGTTGGCGAGGTCTATTTCCCGGGGCTGACAAGCTTCGCCCAGCATGATCTTGCCAGGCAGCAGATGGCCAAACCGGGCGCCATGATCGCGTTTGAACTCAAGGGCGGACTGGAAGCCGGACGGAACATGATGAACCGGTTGCAGATGATCGGGCGCGCCGTTTCCCTGGGCGATGCAGAAACGCTGATCCAGCATCCGGCGACAATGACCCACTCGACCTATACGCCCGAAGAACGGGCCGCCCATGGCATCACCGACGGTCTTATTCGTCTTTCCGTTGGCCTGGAAGACATTGAGGACATCCTGGCGGATCTCGATCAGGCGCTCTCAGGTGTCCCTGCTTCCATGGCCGCATAA
- a CDS encoding glyceraldehyde-3-phosphate dehydrogenase, whose amino-acid sequence MAAMDNHFDNWKEQQSAAEQMIPLVGHLYRDYGINIRIFGRRLLNNSAIEIIKAHRYALQITGQELDVAKSLEIVKAMLEMDLAASRVDLGKLCHRFMETGGDAKTLVEEQLASINTGKTSILQEPQDVVLYGFGRIGRLLARMMIERVGAGNKMRLRAIVVRGGKEGDLKKRSSLLRRDSVHGAFSGSITVDEDKNAIIANGNYIQVIYANSPAEVDYTKYGIKNALVVDNTGMWRDEDGLGQHLKCPGAAKVILTAPGKGNIKNVVYGVNQGDITPDDDILSAASCTTNAITPVLKVINDEFGIENGHVETIHAFTNDQNLIDNYHKGDRRGRAAPLNMVLTSTGAASAVAKCLPEMKGKLTGNAVRVPIPNVSMAILNLNLKRETSAEEMNDYLRQVSIQSPLQDQIDYTASTELVSSDLVGSIHAGVVDSQATIVDGDRLVLYVWYDNEAGYSTQVIRLMQEVAGMKYPSVPA is encoded by the coding sequence ATGGCGGCTATGGATAATCACTTCGATAACTGGAAGGAACAACAGTCCGCTGCCGAGCAGATGATCCCGCTGGTTGGCCACCTTTACCGCGACTACGGCATCAACATCCGGATTTTCGGCCGCCGGCTCCTGAACAACTCCGCCATCGAGATCATCAAGGCCCACCGCTACGCCCTACAGATCACCGGCCAGGAGTTGGACGTTGCCAAGAGCCTTGAGATCGTCAAGGCGATGCTGGAAATGGATCTAGCCGCCTCCCGCGTTGATCTCGGCAAGCTGTGCCACCGCTTCATGGAAACAGGCGGCGATGCCAAGACCCTGGTTGAGGAGCAGCTCGCCAGCATCAACACCGGCAAGACCTCCATCCTGCAGGAACCGCAGGACGTTGTTCTTTACGGTTTCGGCCGCATTGGACGCCTGCTGGCCCGGATGATGATCGAACGCGTCGGGGCCGGCAACAAGATGCGCCTGCGCGCCATCGTCGTGCGCGGCGGCAAGGAAGGCGATCTGAAAAAACGCTCCAGCCTGCTGCGCCGCGATTCCGTTCACGGCGCCTTCAGCGGCTCGATCACGGTTGATGAAGACAAGAACGCCATCATCGCCAACGGCAACTACATTCAGGTGATCTACGCCAATTCTCCGGCGGAAGTCGACTATACCAAATACGGCATCAAGAATGCGCTGGTGGTCGACAACACCGGCATGTGGCGCGACGAGGACGGCCTCGGCCAGCATCTGAAGTGCCCGGGCGCCGCAAAAGTGATCCTGACCGCACCGGGCAAGGGCAACATCAAGAACGTCGTTTACGGCGTCAACCAGGGCGACATCACCCCGGACGACGACATCCTGAGCGCGGCGTCCTGCACCACCAATGCGATCACGCCGGTCCTGAAGGTCATCAACGACGAGTTCGGCATCGAAAACGGCCACGTTGAAACCATCCACGCCTTCACCAACGACCAGAACCTGATCGACAACTACCACAAGGGCGACCGCCGCGGCCGCGCCGCTCCTCTCAACATGGTTTTGACCAGCACGGGCGCCGCCAGCGCGGTGGCCAAGTGTTTGCCGGAAATGAAGGGCAAACTGACCGGCAACGCCGTCCGCGTGCCGATCCCGAACGTCTCCATGGCGATCCTCAACCTGAACCTCAAGCGCGAGACATCAGCTGAGGAAATGAACGACTACCTGCGCCAGGTGTCGATCCAGTCGCCGCTGCAGGACCAGATCGACTACACGGCGTCCACCGAGCTGGTCTCCTCCGATCTCGTCGGCTCCATCCACGCCGGTGTCGTCGACAGCCAGGCCACCATCGTCGATGGCGACCGCCTGGTGCTTTATGTCTGGTACGACAATGAAGCCGGCTACAGCACCCAGGTCATCCGCCTGATGCAGGAAGTCGCCGGTATGAAATACCCCTCCGTCCCGGCGTGA
- a CDS encoding Lrp/AsnC family transcriptional regulator, whose product MDAKDRQIIRALQQNGRMTNQELAAKVNLSPSPCLRRVKILEAGGAIKGYTAEVDPKAYGLPVTVFVRIRLERHNADDVQHFESRVQAMDEVLECVVMTGATDYQLRVVVSGLDAYEDFIRHRIHPIGCIASIDSSFVYGFVKKTGVFPRVD is encoded by the coding sequence ATGGACGCCAAAGACCGTCAAATCATCCGTGCACTGCAACAAAATGGCCGCATGACAAACCAGGAACTCGCCGCCAAGGTGAACCTGTCTCCGTCGCCGTGTTTGCGCCGGGTGAAGATCCTGGAGGCGGGCGGGGCGATCAAGGGCTATACGGCCGAGGTCGACCCGAAGGCTTACGGCCTGCCGGTGACCGTCTTCGTGCGCATCCGGCTGGAGCGGCACAATGCCGATGACGTCCAGCATTTCGAAAGCCGGGTGCAGGCGATGGACGAGGTTCTGGAATGTGTCGTGATGACGGGGGCAACCGACTATCAACTGCGGGTCGTCGTCTCCGGGCTTGATGCTTATGAGGATTTTATCCGCCACCGCATCCACCCCATCGGTTGCATCGCCTCGATCGATTCCAGCTTCGTCTATGGTTTTGTCAAGAAAACGGGCGTCTTTCCGCGGGTGGATTGA
- a CDS encoding DUF427 domain-containing protein — protein sequence MRFYLSGMTARPQLTSNDYTIVVEPLAGETVASLGGEVLARSNRARVMYETRLPPVVYFPEEDTVAKLEPASEHRTFCPFKGTASYSHVHAGARVLENGAWRYPNALPEGQAVDGCIAFMPADGLQVTHNGSAIDTILGGNISGPTVDWLLREAWTAKSPEDLLAALGKRLVADGVAVWRLSVLVWSLHPMIAGRHIIWNREGDTIESRQPSYELMESPIYQESPLRHVADGLGGIRQKLDTNPDEFSFAVMEDFRKQGVTDYVAMPLPFSDGRVNVLTLASDHPNGFTTANLGLVFECSALISRLFEVFALTSNATSLLETYLGKRTGARVLGGEIRRGDGDVIDAAILFCDLRHSTRLETELGREAYVRELNRFFEVATDIVNAHEGEVLKFIGDAVLAIFPANQGNQKACAQAVASAEQIVEKLADVAGTDHYPLSSAIGIAYGEVTYGNVGSRERLDFTVIGSAANIAARLGDYGKTCGHAVVMSREVAEAAAKPVERLGALALHNVQEDVEAFAHSDSGALAAS from the coding sequence ATGCGTTTCTATCTTTCCGGCATGACAGCGCGCCCTCAATTGACTTCTAACGACTATACCATCGTGGTGGAGCCACTCGCTGGGGAAACCGTCGCCTCGCTTGGCGGTGAGGTTCTGGCGCGCTCAAATCGCGCTCGCGTGATGTATGAAACGCGTTTGCCGCCGGTGGTCTATTTTCCAGAAGAAGACACTGTCGCGAAACTGGAACCGGCCTCAGAGCACAGGACGTTCTGCCCGTTCAAGGGAACAGCGTCTTACAGTCATGTCCATGCAGGCGCTCGCGTTCTGGAAAACGGGGCCTGGCGCTATCCCAATGCCCTGCCCGAAGGACAGGCTGTGGACGGATGCATAGCATTCATGCCGGCAGATGGGCTGCAGGTGACCCACAACGGTTCGGCGATTGATACCATCCTCGGAGGCAATATATCCGGACCGACTGTGGACTGGCTTTTGCGCGAGGCCTGGACAGCCAAGTCGCCTGAGGACCTGTTGGCTGCGCTGGGCAAGCGGCTGGTTGCTGATGGTGTTGCAGTCTGGCGGCTGAGCGTCCTGGTCTGGTCGCTCCATCCGATGATCGCCGGCCGGCACATCATCTGGAACCGGGAAGGCGACACGATCGAGAGCCGGCAACCGTCCTATGAGCTCATGGAAAGTCCGATTTATCAGGAAAGTCCGCTCCGGCATGTGGCTGATGGGCTGGGCGGGATCCGGCAAAAACTCGACACCAACCCGGACGAATTCAGCTTTGCGGTGATGGAGGATTTCCGCAAACAAGGCGTGACGGACTATGTCGCCATGCCGTTGCCGTTTTCCGACGGCCGCGTTAATGTTTTGACCCTTGCCAGCGATCATCCCAATGGCTTTACAACAGCCAATCTCGGGCTGGTCTTTGAATGCTCCGCCCTGATCAGCCGCCTGTTCGAGGTGTTCGCGCTCACATCCAATGCGACCTCCCTGCTCGAGACTTATCTGGGCAAAAGGACCGGGGCCCGCGTGCTTGGTGGGGAAATCAGGCGCGGGGACGGCGATGTCATTGATGCAGCGATCCTGTTCTGTGACCTGCGGCACTCCACCCGGTTGGAAACTGAGCTTGGCCGCGAAGCCTACGTACGGGAGCTCAACCGTTTTTTTGAAGTCGCCACCGACATTGTAAATGCCCATGAAGGCGAGGTCCTGAAATTTATAGGGGATGCCGTTCTGGCGATCTTTCCGGCCAATCAGGGCAATCAGAAGGCCTGCGCTCAGGCGGTCGCAAGCGCGGAGCAGATTGTAGAGAAACTGGCCGATGTCGCGGGGACCGACCATTATCCGCTCTCGTCTGCGATCGGTATCGCGTATGGCGAGGTGACTTACGGCAATGTCGGGTCGCGGGAGCGGCTCGATTTTACCGTGATCGGTAGCGCCGCTAACATCGCTGCCCGGCTCGGTGACTATGGCAAGACCTGCGGCCATGCCGTTGTTATGTCACGGGAAGTTGCCGAAGCGGCGGCTAAGCCGGTGGAACGGTTGGGCGCGCTTGCCCTGCATAATGTCCAGGAAGATGTCGAAGCCTTTGCTCATTCCGATTCGGGAGCTCTGGCTGCGTCCTAA